In the Anolis sagrei isolate rAnoSag1 chromosome 1, rAnoSag1.mat, whole genome shotgun sequence genome, CACTGGCTGTCCAGTTCTGTGCACATGCCGCAGCCAGGTTGTGGACTGCAGTGGGCTTCGGCTCTTTTCGGTGCCACCAGATCTTCCGTTGGACACTCGGAACTTAAGTCTGGCTCACAACCGCCTCACAACTATCCCTGCTGGATACCTTACATGCTATACTGAATTGAGGGTGTTGGACTTGCGAAACAACTCCCTGGTTGAATTACCTTCTGGACTTTTTCTGACCTCCAAGCGCCTGTCCTATCTGGACTTGAGCTACAACAACTTGACTCAAGTTGTGCCCAATATGTTCCAGGAGGCCTACAATCTGGTGCATATTGACTTGAGCCACAATCCATGGCTGAGGAAGGTACACCCCCAGGCTTTCCAAGGCTTAGTCCAACTCCGTGACCTTGATCTCAGCTATGGGGGGCTCTCTTTCCTTAGCCTTGAAGCTCTGGAAGGTCTCACAGGCCTGGTGACTCTTCAGATTTCAGGCAATCCCTGGGTGTGTGGTTGTACCATGGAGCCACTGCTGAAGTGGTTGAGAAACAGGATCCAGCGGTGCATGTCAGGTAAGTGAAATCCAACAACAGTCCATTTCTTAGCTTTAGTTTGGGCTCTCTTTCCTGTCTCACCACATAACTCTTTACCCCTCCATCTGAAGTGAGAGTCTTCTGTTCCCCAGGCAGTCACTGTGAGACTGTGAACTTTTTCATACTACAAAAGCACAGcactatcattccactttaaACTGTCATGGAAATATCATGTGAAATCTTGGGCTCTGTAGTTTGCTAAGAAGCACCAGAAGAGTTCTCTGGCTGAGGATTCTGAATGCATCTTCCTAAAGCACAAATCCCATTATtttataggatgcagccatgactGTTAAAATGAATTCTCAATACTATGATAGTGTAGTGAGAAAGGGCGCCTAAGAAAATGAAAAGTTACAATTTGATCATCCCAGGGAAGGCATTTGGTTTTTCTCACTCCAATTCAAATCTGGCATTATTAGAAAGTTTTCCTATATTATTTACTAGAAATTATTAGAAATTATAAATCAGATGATAAACCCTGCTACAAACAGTTAAGAGATATCTGAAATTTCACCAAGGAGAGAGACAGTGTGTGATCGTGACAATGCAGTACTTTGTTATACCTACATTTACTATCAGTAAAGAATGCTAGAAATAAATTGCGCTCCCCACCTGTTTGTTTAAGCTGTTGATCTAAATGGCTCTTTTAGAATCACAAGGAAAAGCAGGATAATTCTTAAGGAAGACCAGCAATACAGAATCATGTTGGGGCTCCTGTGAGGAAGTAGAACAGAATAGATGTTGATTGAAGAAGTTCCCAGAATTTGCTAGAAAGTATGGCCTTTGGTAGAGTTATGGggcaaaaaagtaacttctccatgCTCTGGAAATGGATACGAATTGAAAGACTAGCagggaatgtgattttcctgcttcttgacaaggggttgtattggatggcacatgaggtctcttccaactctatgaaaatGCATCAGAAGTAGAGGAAAAGAGCCAGTAGCAAAACACAAGCATGTGTTACCTTCCTGGGTCCTTTAAGCAATGCCACCAGGAAAAACAGTATGATAGTTATGTTCAATGAAGGCGGCTCACTGAAGTACATGGTCATGTGTTGAACTTGCACACATTAGCATAACAAGGGGTAGGATAAGCCCTGGTTGATACTTGGGTGAGAAAGTGCCAAAAACTGCCAAGTGCTTTAGGCTCTGTTTTAgagaaaagaactggcaaaatcacccctgagtattccttgccaaagaaaaccctatggaattaaTATGGTCATATGTCAAcaggcacataaacacacacacacacacacacacacgtgcccTAAAGAAAATCAGTGTGGTAGAAGCAGTCAGTTGTTTGATGCCTGACTGAGCACAGATATTGTGCCTGTGAACCAAACTGAGAAAAGGAGAGtctgtttatttttcattttcctgTAATAGTGATCTATGGAAGAGAAGTTCTAAGGCAGGGTTCCTCAAcctaaggcccggggaccagatacagccctccaaggtcatttacccagccctcgttcagggtcaacctaaatctgaaactacttgaaagtacacaacaacaacaatcctatctcatgagccaaaaccAGAccaacatttcccattgaaatgctaatgagtttatatttgttaaaattgttcttcattttaattgttgcattgtttttaaactacaaatatgatatgtgcagtgtgcataagaattcatttatttatttcttttcaaattataatctggccctccaacagtttgaaggactgtgacctggccctctgtttaaaaagtttgaggacccctgttctaaaagatagtgtcatttaaaaaaaaaaatgctgaaaagGCCAGGGCAGAAACATTCACGGTGGGTCCCCTGAGGCCACCATAAGGGTGGGATCTCTGAACTTTCCACCTGGGCCTGTAGGACCCAGGAATGGAACACAAGAATCCTGTTAAGGTTTGCCAAGGTCACACAGTTGGAATCCTGACTCTGAGGTGGTGTTAGATTGTGATTCAGGAGGGTTCCTACAGCTCTTAAAAGTGTGACTGGATGAGACAAGAGCATGAAGAGCACTGCTTCTGCCAGAGGGCAGTGCCAGATACATCTATAGCCAAGCATGCTTggagaccaggcatgtagctgggggggggggggctcagggggcttcccccccccgaaattctcatggtggttcgcgaaaaggccttactggtgcattatttaaactgttatgtttattcatatcatgatctgatcaccatactcaatatatcccatatgcatgggggtattggggtaacgatacaaaaggtttgctaggctagaccctctttcactcagactcagccccccccccccgaaactcagtcccctcaaatcccccccgaaaaaaatcagcccccccccccaaaacgaaatcctggctacaggcctgttggAGACTTCTCCTGCCTCTGCCAGTTCCTACCCAGACAGCAATGTCACAGATTCTCCTTTTGTTAGAAATAATGCAAGTTTGGGCTAGTTCACTCATATTATGTATTTCACCCCTTTATTATAGGATATCCTGAAACAAAAGGATGGTTCCAAAGAAGCATATTAGGGGTGCAGTGGCAATTCTAGCCACATCCTCAGCCTCTGGCTACATAAGAACCCACAGATTCTTCTGCAGATTTTCATGAGCATAGTGACAATCACTTCGTTGGGGTGTAGTCAAGAGGAGAGGGCCAAGTGAGGACACTGTttctccaaataagaattctacacacatacacaattgaATTCTAGCTTTTTATCTCCAAATGTGTAGCACTGCGGAGAATGAGGCATTGAAAATTGTTCGCATTTCGAATGCATACATTTGCTGCATTTGCATTCCCTCAGTAACTTTGTGTGTTCTTTTTCTTCGGATGTCTGAATTGTACTTCTAAATAGTCACCTGATTTGTTAAGTTCCTGCAATGGTAGAAACTTAAGGAGTGACAGAAAACTTCATTTGGGATCAGAACTCATTCCTGACATTCCTCACAGctctgaggatgcaggtgaaatgtcaggagagaatgcttctagaatatggccatacagcccaaaaaatctacaacccagtgattctggccatgaaagccttcgatattAGTTTGGAATAGCATACACACCTTAGAGACTGAAAAAAGGTGGTAGCATAAGCATTCATATCCTCTTTGTTCTCTCAATTATTCTCTAAGGTGCTATTAGACCCCTTTTTATTTGGGGTGACAGAATTCTTATCTGTGTAAAACAATGCCTTAAATTTGTGTCTCCCCACCCTCCCACCCCCAGTTACCTCCCTACAATTTGTCTGTCTCTAGACTAGAAGCTATAGAAGACTGGCCCTAGGTGCAACTGCAACCGCCACCCCACAGAAGGTTGTTAAGGGACACGGGAGCATTATAACAAGCTCTCTGGACATATGGCTGGTTGTGGTAATGCTCACAATACCACACAGTTGGAAGCTTGACAACCAGCATTCCCTATGATTAGATGGCCACGTGGGGAGTTTTTCAATGACTACATCACTATTCTGAAAATGGTCTTTTGAGACCACTCAGATACATTCAATCCATTAAAACTGAATGGCTGTCAGAGCTGAATGGAAATTATATATGCTGGGCAAGCTGCCCTTGTGATGTGCCATCATGCTGTTTTCCTCACTTCTCTTGTGTATCCTTGTAAAGTGATGGATCCTCAGATTGCATGAGGAATCATAAATAAGCACCCTCTCTCTGTGTCCATGCTAGATTAGTTCTTACCTAACCTTCATGCTTATTTTACAAGCCGCAAGCTAGAGATTCTGGAGACAGGAAATCCTGCACTCTTCCTTGCCTTAACCATAACCCTTGCATCCTTGTTACAGCTTTTTTAGAACATTGATTTTATATAGCTGGTTATGAAGGGGGCAGCGGTCACAGAAGGCTTGTGCAAAAAGAAAATTCCTTTACTCTTTACAGTAGTTTaagcagagaagaaaataaacacCTTTATCCAGATGTAGCAGAAAATATAGTCCTTcaacattcaaaataaaatatagctTAATTGAGCGACTTACTTACAAAACAAATTGTCCTTTCCAAAGAGCATTGTATCAATAATCTGCAGGAGAAAAATAACAGAGCTCGACACCCCAACAGCAATTTGCAAAGAGCTCCAAACGGTATATTCAAACCTCTGTAGTTATACCCTGTTGATTGGAGCAAGAGAAATCACTTGCATTTATTAATCCATGCAACACCCATGCATGTGGACCCTTTCTTTCTTTACCTATACATCTACCTTAACCTTGGTGTTGATCTTTGCAAAaactcacccagttttctgtataCCTTAACGAATTACAGGCAAAGGGTTACAGATTTGCATGGTCCCATCCACCCCCATCCCCAACTCAACCATTAAACCAAAAAACTGAATATCTTTTGAAAAATTCTAACTTCAAATCCCTCCCGTTGTGATATGCAAGGTCTTTATAAGAaagggtttggggaaaagagaagagGACATTTAGAAATGTACACACGTGTACATTTGTAGTCTGAAGAATTTCAGTCTATGAACTGCACAGTGTGACACTACTAAGTCTGAATTATATATAACAATGAAATGTAAGGAAAGGCCAGAAAATTAAAAATGGGGATGAGACCAAAGAAAGAAACCTGAACATGTAAGATGAGTTAAGGTAAATATGGTAAAGTTTCAGAAGGGGTTTTCAGTATTGAAAACTCAATACGAAAACATAGTATGAAGTCTTGAGTAGAGCAAGGATGCACAAGCTgtagccctctaggtgttttgggttTCAGCTTTGGATTTCCTGGCCATTGGGCAAGCTGGCTAAGACTTCTGGGGGTTGAATTCACAGGTTGTGCACCACTGGACTAGAAGATACTTCATCAAAtgcatgaaccatcttggagatatTCTAGATATAGAGTCAATGAGAAACTGTgttaacagggttgttgtaggttttttcggctatatggccatgttctagaagcattctctcctacttctagaacatgggcatatagcccaaaCATGTCttcagacaaagtcgctttgatccgctctgggctggacgccacattaaatgcagtctccgtggatgtgacacaagcacctgcttgtcctattttgttggattcttttcagtttgtgaagcccgaggatgtggacaagatacttggaggaatgagacccaccacgtccatcctagacccctgcccatcctggcttctgaaggaggccagagggggattggccgagtgggtaacggtggtggttaatgcctcccttcgggaaggcaagattccagcgagcctaaaacaggctgttataaagccgctgttgaagaaaccatcactggaccccaccaaatttgacaactttcggcctgtttccaatcttcccttcttgggcaaagtcatggaaagcgtggtggcctcacaactccaggtattcttgagagacacggattatctggatccggcacagtctggtttcagaccgggacatggtaccgagacggtcttggtcgccttagtggatgatctgcgccgggagctagacagggggagtgtgtccctgttggtgctcctggacctctcagtggccttcgataccgtcgaccacggtattcttctggggcgccttgcagagatgggtcttgggggcactgctttgcagtggctccggtcatttctggagggtcgtacccagaaggtgttattgggggactcctgttcaacaccacagccgttgacctgtggggttcctcagggctccatcttgtcccccatgctgtttaacatctacatgaagccgctgggtgagatcatccagagtttcggggtgcggtgtcacctgtacgcagatgacgtccaactctgtcactccttcccacctgctactaaggaggccgtcgaagtcctgaaccggtgcctggccgctgtaatggtctggatgagggcgaacaaactgaaactaaatccagacaagacagaggtactcctggtcagtcgcaaggccgagcagggtatagggttacagcctgtgctggacggggtcgcactccccttgaaggcgcaggttcgcagcttgggtgtgaccctggactcgtcgctgagcctggatccccaggtttcagtggtgaccaggggagcatttgcacagcttaggctcgtgcgccagctgcgcccgtatcttgggaagtctgacttggccacggtggtacacgctttggtcacatcccgcctcgactactgcaacgctctctatgtggggctgcccttgaagacggcccggaagcttcagctagtccagcgcgcggcagccatgttgttaacaggagcagggcgcagggagcatacaacgcccctgctgtcccagctccactggctgccgatttgctaccgggcccaatttaaggtgctggtgttatcctacaaagccctaaacggttccggcccaaaataccttgcagaccgcatctcggcctacgagcccacgaggaccttgagatcatccggggaggcccttctctcggtcccgcctgcctcacaggcacgcctggcggggacgagagagcgagccttctcggtggtggccccccggctgtggaacaccctccctgccgaagttagacaggcgccctcccttatggcctttcgtaggagcctgaaaacatggctcttcgagttggccttcaactgaAGTGCCATATCATtggaaatgatgaccggaatggactacgactatgaaatcgactatgaccccaggatatgacgaagcggatttttagtataagtatatgttatgtagtagtagattgttgtgtactgtcttgatttattgtaaacggtcttttctatgttgttgttcaccgccatgagtcgccctagggctgagagtggcggtcaataagtgcaagaaataaataaataaataaatagggacatatagcccgaaaaacctacaataacccagtgaagccagccatgaaagccttcaacaatacaatgtgtTAACAGGCACTGCTAA is a window encoding:
- the LRRC55 gene encoding leucine-rich repeat-containing protein 55, translating into MSADCVQLGGEQFAPHCYPAMILNPFLVAVVVVFASAVTGCPVLCTCRSQVVDCSGLRLFSVPPDLPLDTRNLSLAHNRLTTIPAGYLTCYTELRVLDLRNNSLVELPSGLFLTSKRLSYLDLSYNNLTQVVPNMFQEAYNLVHIDLSHNPWLRKVHPQAFQGLVQLRDLDLSYGGLSFLSLEALEGLTGLVTLQISGNPWVCGCTMEPLLKWLRNRIQRCMSDTQLAECREPPEVEGAPLFSLTEESFKACHLTLTLDDYLFIAFVGFVVSIASVATNFLLGITANCCHRWSKANEDEEI